In Streptomyces chartreusis, the following proteins share a genomic window:
- a CDS encoding UBP-type zinc finger domain-containing protein: protein MTSANGIDPGAAPSGSGCTECDDVGGWWFHLRRCAQCGHVGCCDSSPAKHATAHFRDTGHPLVQSFEPGEAWYWNYDTNEMFESGPELAPPASHPADQPTPGPAGRVPADWAKTLRA from the coding sequence ATGACCAGCGCAAACGGCATCGATCCCGGGGCGGCGCCGAGCGGCAGCGGCTGTACCGAGTGCGACGACGTCGGCGGATGGTGGTTCCACCTGCGGCGGTGTGCGCAGTGCGGGCACGTGGGCTGCTGCGACAGCTCTCCCGCGAAGCACGCGACGGCGCATTTCCGGGACACCGGGCACCCGTTGGTGCAGAGCTTCGAGCCGGGTGAGGCCTGGTACTGGAACTACGACACCAACGAGATGTTCGAGTCGGGGCCCGAGCTGGCTCCTCCGGCGAGCCATCCTGCGGACCAGCCGACGCCGGGTCCGGCGGGGCGGGTGCCGGCGGACTGGGCGAAGACGTTGCGCGCCTGA
- a CDS encoding ATP-binding protein, translating to MSGQSVPCEPAEIGSLFLFEKLTPEQLGRLCSEGRVERFEPGPVYTEGDPATCFYVMIEGTVVLYRKVGGDDVEVTRTSQRGVYAGSMQAYLGDRVRQVYNNSMRVTEPTRFFVLPADTFADIMQEWFPMAVHLLEGLFFGSKSTQQAIGQRERLLALGSLSAGLTHELNNPAAAAVRATATLRERVGKMRHKLAIIAQGSYSPEVMANLIDLQERTAERVAKAPTLSPLEAADREDAVTDWLDDHDIPEGWRIAPTFVQAGIDVDWLDQVAAGVDGEILPNAIGWLNYTVETELLMDEINDSTTRISHLVDAAKQYSQLDRAPFQNADVHELLDSTLLMLSGKIGQRIDVVKDYDRTLPKVPAYPAELNQVWTNLIDNAVSAINSAGGEGTLTVRTASDHDRLLVEFRDTGVGIPAENRGRIFDPFFTTKPVGEGTGLGLDISWRIVTNKHHGTIQVESEPGDTRFQVLLPFTSEEAS from the coding sequence ATGAGCGGGCAGTCGGTCCCCTGCGAGCCCGCCGAGATCGGCTCGCTGTTCCTGTTCGAGAAGCTGACGCCCGAGCAGCTCGGAAGGCTGTGCAGCGAGGGCCGGGTGGAGCGGTTCGAGCCCGGGCCCGTGTACACCGAGGGTGACCCGGCCACCTGCTTCTACGTGATGATCGAGGGCACGGTCGTGCTGTATCGCAAGGTCGGCGGGGACGACGTGGAGGTGACCCGGACGTCCCAGCGCGGGGTGTACGCCGGGTCCATGCAGGCGTACCTGGGCGACCGGGTGCGGCAGGTCTACAACAACTCCATGCGCGTCACCGAGCCGACGCGGTTCTTCGTGCTGCCCGCGGACACGTTCGCGGACATCATGCAGGAGTGGTTCCCGATGGCGGTGCATCTGCTGGAGGGCCTGTTCTTCGGCTCGAAGAGCACCCAGCAGGCCATCGGGCAGCGCGAACGGCTGCTGGCGCTGGGCTCGTTGTCCGCCGGTCTCACGCACGAGCTCAACAACCCCGCCGCGGCGGCCGTACGCGCGACCGCGACGCTGCGTGAGCGGGTCGGCAAGATGCGGCACAAGCTGGCGATCATCGCCCAGGGTTCGTACTCGCCCGAGGTGATGGCGAACCTCATCGACCTCCAGGAACGCACCGCCGAGCGGGTCGCCAAGGCTCCCACGCTCAGTCCGCTGGAGGCCGCCGACCGGGAGGACGCGGTCACCGACTGGCTCGACGACCACGACATCCCGGAGGGCTGGCGGATCGCGCCCACCTTCGTCCAGGCCGGCATCGACGTGGACTGGCTGGACCAGGTCGCGGCGGGGGTGGACGGCGAGATCCTGCCGAACGCGATCGGCTGGCTCAACTACACCGTCGAGACAGAGCTGTTGATGGACGAGATCAACGACTCGACCACGCGCATCTCGCACCTCGTCGACGCGGCCAAGCAGTACTCCCAGCTGGATCGCGCGCCCTTCCAGAACGCCGATGTGCACGAACTCCTCGACAGCACCCTGCTGATGCTGTCGGGCAAGATCGGGCAGCGGATCGACGTCGTCAAGGACTACGACCGCACGCTGCCGAAGGTCCCTGCGTACCCGGCGGAGCTCAACCAGGTGTGGACGAACCTGATCGACAACGCGGTCTCGGCGATCAACAGCGCGGGCGGCGAAGGGACGCTGACCGTGCGCACCGCGTCGGACCACGACCGGCTGCTGGTGGAGTTCCGCGACACGGGGGTGGGGATCCCGGCGGAGAACCGGGGGCGGATCTTCGACCCCTTCTTCACGACCAAGCCCGTGGGCGAGGGCACCGGGCTCGGCCTCGACATCTCCTGGCGGATCGTGACCAACAAGCACCACGGCACGATCCAGGTGGAGTCCGAGCCGGGCGACACGCGTTTCCAGGTGCTCCTTCCGTTCACGTCCGAGGAGGCTTCATGA